The Paracoccus sediminicola genome has a segment encoding these proteins:
- a CDS encoding ABC transporter permease, whose protein sequence is MALPSYASPLERLWHRSYLLLCALIFFFLIAPIVVIIPLSFNADRFFTFTQEMLSLDPEGYSLQWYDRLATFGMARPDAPRDAAWFADMWANSNWVNAAKNSLFVGVFSTILATVLGTLAALGLSRSEMPYRRLIMATLISPMIVPLIITATGLFFFYSSACVPQGSWMQDLFSPVLSNRGCLANTYLGVILAHATLGVPFVIITVTATLIGFDQSLNRAAASLGANPRTTFFRITMPLILPGVISGALFAFVTSFDEVVVVLFIAGPEQQTIPRQMWIGIREQISPAILAVATLLVGFSIALLTTVELLRRRSERIRGVTPG, encoded by the coding sequence ATGGCGCTTCCGAGTTACGCATCGCCGCTGGAACGGCTCTGGCACCGGAGCTATCTGCTGCTATGCGCGTTGATCTTCTTCTTCCTGATCGCGCCGATCGTGGTCATCATCCCGCTCAGCTTTAACGCCGACCGTTTTTTCACCTTCACCCAAGAGATGCTGTCGCTCGACCCCGAGGGATATTCGCTGCAATGGTATGACCGGCTGGCGACCTTCGGCATGGCCCGGCCCGATGCACCGCGCGACGCGGCTTGGTTCGCGGATATGTGGGCCAATTCCAACTGGGTGAACGCGGCGAAGAACTCGCTTTTCGTGGGGGTTTTCTCGACCATCCTCGCCACGGTGCTGGGAACATTGGCGGCGCTCGGGCTGTCGCGTTCCGAGATGCCGTATCGCCGGCTCATCATGGCGACGCTGATCTCGCCCATGATCGTCCCGCTGATTATTACCGCAACCGGGCTGTTCTTCTTCTACTCCTCGGCCTGCGTGCCGCAGGGATCGTGGATGCAGGATCTGTTCAGCCCGGTCCTGTCCAATCGCGGCTGCCTGGCCAATACCTATCTGGGCGTGATCCTCGCCCATGCGACGCTCGGCGTGCCCTTTGTCATCATCACGGTGACGGCGACGCTGATCGGCTTCGACCAGTCGCTGAACCGGGCTGCGGCGAGCCTCGGGGCCAACCCGCGCACGACCTTCTTTCGCATCACCATGCCGCTGATCCTGCCCGGGGTGATTTCCGGCGCGCTGTTTGCCTTTGTCACCTCATTCGATGAGGTGGTGGTGGTGCTGTTCATCGCCGGACCCGAGCAGCAGACCATCCCGCGCCAGATGTGGATCGGCATCCGCGAACAGATCAGCCCGGCGATTCTCGCGGTGGCGACGCTGCTCGTCGGCTTTTCGATTGCGCTGCTGACCACGGTCGAACTGCTTCGCCGCCGGTCCGAGCGTATTCGCGGTGTCACCCCCGGCTAG
- the ctaD gene encoding cytochrome c oxidase subunit I encodes MADAAVHESGGHHDDRGFFTRWFMSTNHKDIGILYLFTAGIVGLISVCFTVYMRMELQFPGVQYMCMEGARLFPSSEECTPNGHLWNVMITYHGVLMMFFVVIPALFGGFGNFFMPLQIGAPDMAFPRLNNLSYWLYVCGTALGIASLLAPGGNSQLGSGVGWVLYPPLSTTEAGSSMDLAIFAVHVSGASSILGAINIITTFLNMRAPGMTLFKVPLFAWSVFITAWLILLALPVLAGAITMLLMDRNFGTNFFNPAGGGDPILYQHILWFFGHPEVYIIILPGFGIISHVIATFSRKPIFGYLPMVLAMAAIGILGFVVWAHHMYTVGMSLTQQSYFMLATMTIAVPTGIKVFSWIATMWGGSIEFKTPMLWAFGFLFLFTVGGVTGVVLSQAPLDRVYHDTYYVVAHFHYVMSLGAVYAIFAGIYFWIGKMSGRQYPEWAGKLHFWAMFIGSNLIFFPQHFLGRQGMPRRYIDYPEAFAFWNNVSSIGAYIAFASFLFFIGIVFYTLFAGKRVTENNYWNEYADTLEWTLPSPPPEHTFEQLPKREDWDRSPAH; translated from the coding sequence ATGGCCGACGCAGCCGTTCACGAATCCGGCGGACATCACGACGATCGCGGGTTCTTCACCCGTTGGTTTATGTCCACCAACCACAAGGATATCGGTATCCTTTATCTGTTCACGGCCGGCATCGTCGGCCTGATCTCGGTCTGTTTCACCGTCTATATGCGGATGGAGCTGCAGTTTCCGGGTGTGCAGTATATGTGCATGGAAGGCGCGCGGCTGTTCCCGAGCTCCGAGGAATGCACGCCGAACGGCCATCTCTGGAACGTGATGATCACCTATCACGGCGTGCTGATGATGTTCTTCGTCGTGATCCCCGCGCTGTTCGGCGGGTTCGGCAACTTTTTCATGCCGCTTCAGATCGGCGCGCCGGATATGGCGTTCCCGCGGCTGAACAACCTGTCATACTGGCTCTATGTCTGCGGCACCGCCCTGGGGATCGCATCGCTGCTGGCGCCGGGCGGCAACTCTCAGCTGGGCTCCGGCGTGGGCTGGGTGCTTTATCCGCCGCTTTCGACGACCGAGGCGGGCTCCTCCATGGATCTGGCGATCTTCGCCGTGCACGTGTCGGGCGCATCGTCGATCCTGGGCGCGATCAACATCATCACCACCTTCCTGAACATGCGCGCCCCCGGCATGACGCTCTTCAAGGTGCCGCTGTTCGCCTGGTCGGTCTTTATCACCGCATGGCTGATCCTGCTGGCCCTGCCGGTGCTGGCCGGCGCGATCACCATGCTGCTGATGGATCGCAATTTCGGCACCAACTTCTTCAACCCGGCTGGTGGCGGCGACCCGATCCTGTATCAGCACATCCTGTGGTTCTTCGGCCATCCGGAGGTGTATATCATCATCCTCCCCGGCTTCGGCATCATCAGCCATGTCATCGCCACCTTCTCGCGCAAGCCGATCTTCGGCTATCTGCCGATGGTGCTGGCCATGGCCGCGATCGGGATTTTGGGCTTCGTCGTGTGGGCGCACCACATGTATACGGTCGGCATGTCGCTGACCCAGCAGAGCTATTTCATGCTGGCCACCATGACCATCGCGGTGCCGACCGGCATCAAGGTGTTTTCATGGATCGCGACGATGTGGGGCGGCTCGATCGAGTTCAAGACGCCGATGCTCTGGGCCTTCGGTTTCCTGTTCCTGTTCACCGTCGGCGGCGTGACCGGCGTGGTGCTCAGCCAGGCACCGCTGGACCGGGTCTATCACGACACCTATTACGTCGTGGCGCATTTCCACTATGTGATGTCGCTGGGCGCGGTTTACGCCATCTTTGCCGGGATCTATTTCTGGATCGGCAAGATGTCGGGCCGTCAATATCCCGAATGGGCCGGCAAGCTGCATTTCTGGGCGATGTTCATCGGGTCGAACCTGATCTTCTTCCCGCAGCACTTCCTGGGCCGTCAGGGCATGCCGCGCCGCTATATCGACTATCCGGAGGCCTTCGCTTTCTGGAACAATGTCTCGTCGATCGGCGCCTATATCGCCTTTGCGTCGTTCCTTTTCTTCATCGGGATCGTGTTCTACACCCTGTTTGCAGGCAAGCGCGTGACCGAGAATAATTACTGGAACGAATATGCGGACACGCTGGAATGGACCCTGCCCTCGCCGCCGCCCGAACACACATTCGAGCAGCTGCCGAAGCGTGAGGACTGGGACCGCAGCCCGGCGCACTGA
- a CDS encoding ABC transporter ATP-binding protein gives MTTKTRDGDFVVFDHVQKSYDGQTLVVEDLNLSIGRGEFLTMLGPSGSGKTTCLMMLAGFETATHGEIRLDDRNINQVPPHKRGIGMVFQNYALFPHMSVGENLAFPLEVRGLSKAERTDRIRRALDMVQMGGFETRRPAQLSGGQQQRIALARALVFDPKLVLMDEPLGALDKQLREHMQFEIKELHERLGITVVYVTHDQSEALTMSDRIAVFNDGRIQQLAEPAALYERPENSFVAGFIGENNALGGTISSLDGDRATVTLWNGEIIDATAVNIREVGQPTTVSIRPERVEFKPGMMADGAHRIDAEVAEVVYMGDILRARLKVAGQDDFVMKFRNTHGQTRLNPGEHIRIGWHPQDARALDPV, from the coding sequence TTGACGACCAAGACCCGCGACGGCGATTTCGTCGTCTTCGACCATGTGCAGAAAAGCTATGACGGGCAGACGCTTGTCGTCGAAGACCTGAATCTTTCCATTGGCCGGGGTGAGTTCCTGACCATGCTCGGCCCGTCAGGGTCAGGCAAGACCACCTGCCTGATGATGCTGGCCGGTTTCGAGACCGCAACTCATGGCGAGATCCGGCTCGACGATCGCAACATCAACCAGGTGCCGCCGCATAAGCGCGGGATCGGGATGGTGTTCCAGAATTACGCGCTTTTCCCGCATATGAGCGTGGGTGAAAATCTGGCCTTCCCGCTCGAGGTGAGGGGGCTGTCGAAGGCCGAGCGGACCGACCGCATCCGCCGTGCGCTCGACATGGTGCAGATGGGCGGTTTCGAGACCCGCCGCCCGGCGCAGCTTTCAGGCGGGCAGCAGCAGCGCATCGCGCTTGCCCGGGCCCTGGTCTTCGATCCGAAGCTGGTGCTGATGGACGAACCGCTTGGCGCGCTCGACAAGCAACTGCGCGAGCATATGCAGTTCGAGATCAAGGAGCTGCACGAGCGGCTGGGCATCACGGTGGTCTATGTCACCCATGATCAGTCCGAGGCGCTGACCATGTCGGACCGCATCGCCGTCTTCAACGACGGCCGAATCCAGCAACTGGCCGAGCCCGCGGCGCTGTATGAGCGCCCCGAAAACAGCTTCGTTGCCGGGTTCATCGGGGAAAACAACGCGCTTGGCGGCACGATTTCCAGCCTTGACGGTGATCGGGCGACCGTCACGCTGTGGAATGGCGAGATCATCGACGCCACTGCGGTGAACATACGCGAGGTCGGCCAGCCCACCACCGTCTCGATCAGGCCGGAGCGGGTCGAGTTCAAGCCGGGAATGATGGCGGATGGCGCGCATAGGATCGACGCCGAGGTGGCCGAGGTGGTCTATATGGGCGACATTCTGCGGGCGCGGCTGAAGGTCGCCGGACAGGATGATTTCGTGATGAAGTTCCGCAACACGCACGGCCAGACCCGGTTGAATCCCGGCGAACATATCCGCATCGGCTGGCATCCGCAGGATGCCCGCGCGCTCGATCCGGTCTGA
- a CDS encoding c-type cytochrome, producing the protein MKTSLIAMFSVLSLAAPALAQEGDIAAGEKEFNKCKACHMIRDDSGEDIVRGGRTGPNLYGIVGREIASVEGFRYGDGIRALAEKNPGASWDVNSLKAYVTDPTAYLKAHSGDDGARSMMTFKLNKNQDDLVAFLLSVSPDAPEQPASGDGAPQ; encoded by the coding sequence ATGAAGACCAGCCTGATCGCCATGTTTTCCGTGCTCAGCCTCGCCGCACCCGCGCTCGCCCAGGAGGGCGACATTGCCGCCGGCGAGAAAGAATTCAACAAATGCAAGGCGTGCCACATGATCCGCGATGATTCTGGCGAGGATATCGTGCGCGGCGGGCGAACCGGTCCGAATCTCTACGGGATCGTCGGGCGGGAAATCGCCTCGGTCGAGGGTTTCCGCTATGGCGACGGGATCAGGGCGCTCGCCGAGAAAAATCCCGGAGCGAGCTGGGATGTGAACTCGCTGAAGGCCTATGTCACCGATCCGACGGCCTATCTGAAAGCGCATTCCGGCGATGACGGCGCGCGTTCGATGATGACCTTCAAGCTGAACAAGAATCAGGACGATCTGGTCGCCTTTCTGCTGAGCGTCTCGCCCGATGCGCCCGAGCAGCCTGCATCCGGCGATGGGGCGCCGCAGTAA
- the lipB gene encoding lipoyl(octanoyl) transferase LipB translates to MSHPEPEWVISSGLTGYEDAVAEMGAHVADMHAGRAGERIWLVEHPPLYTAGTSAKAADLLDARFPVHATGRGGQYTYHGPGQRIIYTMLDLNRRGRDVRGFVKSLEGWVIDTLAEFGISGEIREGRVGVWVPRPEKPALPDGAMREDKIAAIGIKLRRWISFHGISINVEPDLSHYGGIVPCGISGHGVTSLVDLGLPVGMEDLDNALRATFAQRFAAEN, encoded by the coding sequence ATGTCCCACCCAGAACCCGAATGGGTCATCAGCTCCGGCCTGACCGGCTATGAAGACGCGGTCGCGGAGATGGGGGCCCATGTCGCAGACATGCATGCGGGGCGCGCGGGCGAGCGGATCTGGCTCGTCGAGCACCCGCCCCTTTATACGGCAGGCACTTCGGCCAAGGCGGCGGATCTTCTGGATGCGAGGTTTCCGGTCCACGCCACTGGACGTGGCGGTCAATACACCTATCACGGGCCGGGACAGCGCATCATCTATACCATGCTCGATCTAAACCGCCGTGGCCGCGATGTGCGCGGTTTCGTCAAGTCGCTGGAAGGCTGGGTGATCGACACATTGGCCGAATTCGGCATCAGCGGAGAAATCCGCGAAGGCCGCGTCGGCGTCTGGGTGCCGCGTCCCGAGAAACCGGCGCTTCCCGACGGCGCGATGCGCGAGGACAAGATCGCCGCCATCGGGATAAAGCTGCGTCGCTGGATCAGCTTTCACGGCATCTCGATCAATGTCGAACCGGATCTGAGCCATTATGGCGGCATCGTGCCCTGCGGCATTTCGGGACATGGCGTGACCAGCCTCGTCGATCTGGGCCTTCCGGTTGGGATGGAGGATCTGGACAATGCGCTGCGCGCCACCTTCGCCCAACGATTCGCCGCGGAGAATTGA
- a CDS encoding AEC family transporter, whose translation MSALFDVVLPVFLVVGFGYAVSWRGWFSESAVDGVMRFAQNFAVPVLLFQSIARLDLSAEFNLPMLAAFYTGALVSFAIGAFGARWMGRPPEDAVAIGFVCLFSNSLLLGVPITERAYGTEALAGNWTIIALHSPLLYTFGITVMEFTRASGQDLSIGRVAIRALTGALRTPLVIGILSGAAMNLMLQAGLVLPGSFWDGVALMARAALPSALFALGGILFRYKPEGDSRVIAMCCAVALILHPAITYGLGRLLSLDVPAMRSAVMTAAMAPGVNAYLFASIYGVAKRVSASAVLIATALSILSVSVWVMILP comes from the coding sequence TTGAGCGCATTATTCGACGTGGTGCTGCCGGTCTTTCTGGTGGTCGGCTTTGGCTATGCCGTCAGCTGGCGCGGATGGTTCTCGGAATCCGCGGTGGATGGCGTGATGCGCTTCGCGCAAAATTTCGCGGTGCCGGTGCTGCTCTTCCAGTCCATTGCCCGGCTCGATCTATCGGCCGAGTTCAACCTGCCGATGCTGGCGGCCTTCTATACGGGTGCGCTTGTCTCATTCGCCATCGGTGCGTTCGGCGCGCGCTGGATGGGCCGCCCGCCCGAGGATGCGGTCGCCATCGGCTTTGTCTGCCTGTTCTCGAATTCGCTGCTGCTCGGGGTGCCGATCACCGAGCGCGCTTACGGCACCGAGGCTCTGGCCGGGAACTGGACGATCATCGCGCTGCATTCTCCGCTGCTTTACACCTTCGGTATCACGGTGATGGAGTTCACCCGCGCCAGCGGGCAGGATCTCTCGATCGGGCGGGTGGCGATCCGGGCGCTGACCGGGGCACTGCGGACCCCGCTGGTGATCGGCATCCTGTCGGGCGCGGCGATGAACCTGATGCTTCAGGCCGGGCTGGTGCTGCCGGGCAGTTTCTGGGACGGGGTCGCGCTAATGGCGCGGGCCGCCCTGCCCTCGGCGCTGTTCGCGCTTGGCGGGATCCTGTTCCGCTACAAACCCGAGGGTGACAGCCGCGTCATTGCCATGTGCTGCGCCGTGGCGCTGATCCTGCACCCGGCGATCACCTATGGGCTGGGGCGCTTGCTGTCGCTTGACGTTCCGGCGATGCGCTCGGCGGTGATGACGGCGGCGATGGCGCCCGGGGTGAACGCCTATCTTTTTGCCTCGATCTATGGCGTCGCAAAGCGGGTCTCTGCCTCGGCGGTGCTGATCGCGACGGCGCTGTCAATCCTCAGCGTCTCGGTCTGGGTGATGATCCTGCCCTAG
- a CDS encoding ABC transporter substrate-binding protein, with translation MKKTLITTTTLCTMAFGASAQEVNLLSWGGAYGNSHLEAYAKPFTEETGIAVNIADADNPATPIKAMVEAGNVTSDVASVEYADAVRLCDEGLLEEIDASALEAAEDGTAATDDYIEGGVTDCFVGTDVYSMVLVYNDEQFADAKPSAPADFFDLEAFPGKRTMRKGAKFNLELALMADGVPADEVYATLETPEGVDRAFAKLDSIKDEVVWWEAGAQPPQLLADGEVSMAYAFNGRIFDAVQQDDQPFEIIWDGQIYEMEGWVIPQGAPNMEEAMQFIAFSTAPANQARAAEFISYGPPRRSAAAMVGNIEGSEEPMGPNLPTSEENMTNALGSNLDFWVDYDSELNERFNAWLAG, from the coding sequence ATGAAAAAGACCCTGATCACGACCACCACGCTCTGCACGATGGCATTCGGAGCCTCGGCGCAGGAGGTGAACTTGCTGTCCTGGGGCGGCGCCTACGGCAATTCGCATCTCGAAGCCTATGCCAAGCCCTTTACAGAAGAGACCGGCATCGCTGTGAACATCGCCGATGCCGACAACCCCGCCACCCCGATCAAGGCGATGGTCGAGGCGGGGAACGTGACCTCCGATGTGGCCTCGGTCGAATATGCCGACGCGGTGCGCCTGTGCGACGAAGGTCTGTTGGAAGAGATCGACGCCTCGGCCCTGGAAGCGGCAGAGGACGGCACCGCCGCGACGGATGACTATATCGAGGGCGGCGTGACCGATTGTTTCGTCGGCACTGACGTCTATTCGATGGTCCTGGTTTATAACGACGAGCAATTCGCCGATGCCAAGCCTTCCGCCCCGGCGGATTTCTTTGATCTCGAGGCTTTTCCGGGCAAGCGCACCATGCGCAAGGGGGCGAAGTTCAACTTGGAACTCGCGCTGATGGCTGATGGCGTGCCCGCCGATGAAGTCTATGCGACGCTGGAAACGCCCGAAGGGGTGGACCGTGCCTTCGCCAAGCTGGACAGCATAAAGGATGAGGTTGTCTGGTGGGAAGCCGGTGCGCAGCCGCCGCAGCTTCTGGCCGATGGCGAGGTCAGCATGGCCTATGCGTTCAATGGCCGGATCTTCGACGCGGTTCAGCAGGACGACCAGCCCTTCGAAATCATCTGGGACGGTCAGATCTACGAGATGGAAGGCTGGGTCATCCCGCAGGGCGCGCCGAACATGGAAGAAGCGATGCAGTTCATCGCCTTCTCCACCGCGCCGGCGAATCAGGCCCGCGCTGCCGAGTTCATCAGCTATGGCCCGCCCCGCCGCTCGGCTGCCGCGATGGTCGGCAATATCGAAGGCAGCGAAGAGCCGATGGGTCCGAATCTTCCGACCTCGGAAGAGAACATGACCAATGCGCTTGGCTCTAACCTCGATTTCTGGGTCGATTACGACTCCGAACTCAATGAGCGCTTCAACGCCTGGCTCGCAGGCTGA
- a CDS encoding ABC transporter permease: protein MATPLDPHAAIVTEAGGAPDGKLTTADGQPLQKALARSSRAARRRAFFLVAPLLAFIVFTFVVPIGQLLYRSAHNDGFSANMPEISAWFAENPPGTTPDEAAFAALARDLLASAEERSIGTVGTRINYEVPGTRSLFTSTGRQVRRGIEPPYQQALLEIDEEWADAEIWAAMRGASTAYTDSFYLASVDRTRDIDGNITPVAEHRQVYVMLFLRTLWLSGLITALTFLLGFPVAHLLATLPMRKSNLLMILVLLPFWTSLLVRTSSWMVLLQQQGVVNDTLVWLGVIDSNGRLEMMYNQVGTIVAMTHILLPFMILPLYSVMRTINPAYVRAARSLGATSWTAFRRVYFPQTLPGLGAGALLVFILAVGYYITPALVGGSSGQLISNMIAEHMTGTLNWSMAAALAAILLAGVLILYWVYDRLVGIDNLKLG from the coding sequence ATGGCAACTCCGCTCGATCCCCACGCGGCCATCGTCACCGAGGCTGGCGGCGCGCCGGATGGGAAGCTGACCACTGCGGATGGTCAGCCGCTTCAGAAGGCATTGGCCAGATCGTCGCGCGCAGCACGGCGGCGGGCGTTTTTCCTCGTCGCACCGCTGCTTGCCTTTATCGTCTTCACCTTCGTGGTCCCGATCGGTCAGCTGCTCTATCGCTCGGCGCATAATGACGGCTTCTCGGCGAATATGCCCGAGATCTCTGCCTGGTTCGCTGAAAATCCGCCCGGAACCACGCCAGACGAGGCCGCCTTTGCCGCGCTCGCCCGCGATCTTCTCGCATCTGCCGAGGAACGCAGCATCGGCACGGTCGGCACGCGGATCAATTACGAGGTTCCCGGCACCCGGTCGCTTTTCACCTCGACCGGTCGCCAGGTCCGTCGCGGCATCGAGCCGCCCTATCAGCAGGCCCTGCTGGAGATCGACGAGGAATGGGCCGATGCCGAGATTTGGGCGGCGATGCGCGGTGCCTCGACGGCCTACACGGACAGTTTCTATCTCGCCTCGGTGGACCGCACGCGCGATATCGACGGAAACATCACACCTGTCGCCGAACACCGGCAGGTCTATGTGATGCTGTTCCTGCGCACATTGTGGCTGTCCGGCCTGATCACCGCGCTGACCTTTCTGCTGGGTTTTCCCGTCGCGCATCTGCTGGCGACGCTGCCGATGCGCAAATCCAACCTGCTGATGATCCTCGTCCTGCTGCCCTTCTGGACCTCGCTGCTCGTGCGGACGAGCTCATGGATGGTGTTGCTGCAACAGCAGGGCGTTGTGAACGACACGCTCGTCTGGCTCGGCGTGATCGACAGCAATGGCCGGCTCGAGATGATGTATAATCAGGTCGGCACCATCGTGGCGATGACCCATATCCTGCTGCCCTTCATGATCCTGCCGCTTTATTCGGTGATGCGGACAATCAACCCGGCCTATGTCCGCGCGGCGCGCTCGCTCGGGGCGACGAGCTGGACCGCGTTCCGCCGGGTCTATTTCCCGCAGACCCTGCCGGGGCTGGGGGCCGGCGCGCTGCTCGTCTTCATTCTCGCTGTGGGATACTACATCACCCCGGCGCTTGTCGGCGGCTCGTCCGGGCAGCTCATCTCCAACATGATTGCCGAACATATGACCGGAACGCTGAACTGGTCGATGGCCGCCGCGCTGGCGGCGATCCTGCTGGCCGGAGTTCTGATCCTCTACTGGGTCTATGACCGCCTCGTCGGCATCGATAATCTGAAGCTGGGATAG